From a single Pieris rapae chromosome 17, ilPieRapa1.1, whole genome shotgun sequence genomic region:
- the LOC110997632 gene encoding uncharacterized protein LOC110997632, whose translation MLKLPEIKVDPKNTSHLCKCRPICKSRRREWKGDVQNTSAELLLERKPKPECFRRWPTKVYPNSPCPLFSTSRRVTVKERGYIPPPEVVRICQAPIDDTVDTTYLRLAQIAMKLGAWDAVRSCCAFCECNNCCPCSPHDYKLSEECDTTRWDDMRQFDSRVRRDCQDMKIMYH comes from the exons ATGCTTAAATTACCGGAAATAAAAGTCGACCCAAAAAATACCAGCCATCTTTGCAA ATGCCGACCAATTTGCAAGAGTCGTAGAAGAGAGTGGAAAGGTGATGTTCAGAATACCTCAGCCGAGTTACTGCTGGAGAGGAAACCAAAACCGGAGTGTTTCCGCCGATGGCCGACT AAAGTATACCCAAATAGCCCATGTCCATTATTCTCTACCTCTCGTCGTGTGACAGTCAAGGAGAGGGGATACATTCCACCTCCCGAGGTGGTCAGGATCTGCCAAGCGCCTATTGATGATACTGTCGATACTACCTACTTGAGACTTGCACAGATTGCTATGAAACTTG GTGCATGGGACGCAGTAAGATCGTGCTGTGCATTTTGTGAGTGCAACAATTGCTGTCCCTGTTCCCCACACGACTACAAGTTATCGGAGGAGTGCGATACCACACGATGGGACGACATGCGACAATTTGATAGCAGAGTTAGGCGAGACTGTCAGGACATGAAGATTATGTATCACTAG
- the LOC110997630 gene encoding macrophage mannose receptor 1 — MYRCIVLTVLFAVIASIDARRFRCDYKYFPKAGGYLKLHRIPANWREARLRCHLEGTKIASPLNDELKTAMVSMMDVTPKLKCGVFLGIHATFSRGDFFSVEGVPLSQIPHNWADGEPDNYNDTESCLLMTENGEFADVNCEDTYPYFCYKKTSNSLVMNSCGTTDPEYVLDSRTGSCYKFHTVPRTWSRAYMTCAAEGGYLAIINSDTEAQVAKEIFAKHPGGKILGNYWKDVAFIGFHDWGEHGEWLTIISDTLQEAGYSKFSGGEPNNATTGEFCGAIYRNGMFDDLWCENRYAFFCEKDPGSLMCEQDE, encoded by the exons ATGTACCGTTGCATAGTACTCACGGTTTTGTTCGCAGTCATCGCATCGATCg ATGCGAGGCGGTTCCGATGCGACTACAAATATTTTCCTAAAGCTGGAGGCTACCTGAAGCTGCACAGGATCCCCGCGAATTGGAGGGAAGCTCGGCTAAGATGTCACCTTGAAg GAACGAAAATTGCTTCACCTCTAAACGACGAGCTGAAGACCGCCATGGTATCAATGATGGATGTAACTCCTAAGCTCAAGTGTGGGGTATTTCTGGGAATCCATGCAACATTCTCTAGAGGAGACTTCTTCTCCGTGGAAG GAGTACCTCTCTCCCAAATTCCTCACAATTGGGCTGATGGAGAGCCTGACAACTATAACGACACAGAGAGCTGTCTTCTCATGACAGAGAACGGGGAATTTGCTGATGTCAACTGCGAGGATACATATCCCTATTTCTGCTACAAGAAAACTTCGAATTCACTTGTTATGAACAGTTGCGGTACGACAGATCCTG AGTACGTATTGGATAGTCGTACAGGCAGCTGCTACAAGTTCCACACGGTACCACGAACCTGGTCCAGAGCCTACATGACCTGTGCTGCAGAAGGAGGATACCTGGCCATTATCAACAGCGATACTGAAGCTCAG GTGgcaaaagaaatatttgctAAGCACCCCGGTGGTAAGATTCTGGGTAACTACTGGAAGGACGTAGCTTTCATCGGCTTTCACGACTGGGGAGAGCATGGCGAGTGGCTCACGATCATTA GTGACACACTCCAGGAAGCCGGTTATAGCAAGTTCTCGGGTGGAGAACCCAATAATGCCACTACAGGAGAATTTTGTGGAGCTATCTACAGGAATGGCATGTTTGATGATCTGTGGTGTGAGAACCGATATGCGTTCTTCTGTGAAAAGGACCCTGGAAGCCTTATGTGTGAACAAGACGAATAA
- the LOC110997631 gene encoding uncharacterized protein LOC110997631 codes for MINLTPYNFQPIFHRFMVVYRCMHTVTDCVTFVLSCLCCQCWEPMPLSQSSGGCTFYGDVNVAPEEKLDTGRACGEPLKTQHLVINFTQGHDDSIEVQQKVQKFWNLVDQSSELGKFLEPPFEPDNSTTAATSKASHKSLHSFKSNLSNKTKTSQKYPAVHLFRSLDKKGKSKS; via the exons ATGATCAATCTAACTCCATACAATTTTCAACCAATATTCCATCGTTTTATGGTGGTATATAGGTGCATGCATACTGTGACTGACTGTGTAACTTTCGTTCTGTCCTGTCTTTGCTGTCAATGCTGGGAACCCATGCCGCTTTCTCAATCGTCAGGTGGGTGCACCTTCTACGGTGATGTCAAC GTGGCGCCAGAGGAAAAGCTTGACACGGGCCGAGCATGTGGTGAACCACTGAAGACCCAGCACCTAGTGATTAACTTTACACAAGGCCATGATGATTCAATCGAAGTACAGCAGAAAGTTCAGAAGTTCTGGAACCTCGTAGATCAATCATCAGAGTTGGGGAAATTTTTGGAACCACCG TTTGAGCCAGATAATTCAACGACAGCAGCAACCAGCAAGGCTTCACATAAAAGTCTTCATTCATTTAAATCTAACCTTTcgaataaaactaaaactagcCAGAAATATCCAGCAGTACATCTTTTTAGGTCTTTGGATAAAAAGG gAAAATCAAAAAGCTAG